Proteins encoded in a region of the Anoxybacillus amylolyticus genome:
- a CDS encoding ABC transporter ATP-binding protein, whose product MEYVIEMLNIRKVFGNFVANDNITLQVKKGEIHALLGENGAGKSTLMNVLFGLYQPDGGEIRVKGQPVKIANPNVANDLGIGMVHQHFMLVDTFTVTENIILGSEPTKGGTIDIKRAEEQVRELSERYGLAVDPTAKISDISVGMQQRVEILKTLYRGAEILIFDEPTAVLTPQEIQELIQIMRALVREGKSIILITHKLKEIMEVCDRVTVIRRGKGIGTLNVAETNPNELAALMVGREVHFKTEKQPSQPGKEVLEIRDLVVKDARGVTVVDHLNLTVRAGEIVGIAGVDGNGQTELVEAITGLIKAESGSVKLNGKDIFNLSPRKITEAGVGHIPQDRHKHGLVLDFPIGENMVLQTYYKEPYSKRGILNFKAIYEKARQLIAEFDVRTPDEYTQARALSGGNQQKAIIGREVDRNPDLLIAAQPTRGLDVGAIEFIHKRLIEQRDQGKAVLLVSFELDEVMNVSDRIAVIYEGKIVAIVDPKETTEQELGLLMAGSKRKEAGVSS is encoded by the coding sequence TTGGAATACGTAATTGAAATGCTTAATATTCGGAAGGTATTCGGCAATTTCGTTGCAAACGACAACATTACACTCCAAGTGAAAAAGGGAGAAATTCACGCCTTACTTGGAGAAAATGGCGCCGGTAAATCCACGCTCATGAACGTATTGTTTGGTCTTTATCAACCGGACGGCGGCGAAATTCGTGTCAAAGGACAGCCGGTGAAAATCGCCAATCCGAACGTGGCCAATGACCTTGGCATCGGGATGGTACATCAACATTTTATGCTTGTCGATACGTTTACGGTTACAGAAAATATTATTTTAGGAAGTGAGCCGACAAAAGGTGGTACAATCGATATTAAGCGTGCGGAAGAACAAGTGCGCGAACTATCGGAACGTTACGGACTAGCAGTTGATCCAACAGCGAAAATTTCCGATATTTCCGTGGGAATGCAACAACGGGTAGAAATTTTAAAAACGCTTTACCGTGGGGCGGAAATTTTAATTTTTGACGAACCGACAGCTGTTTTAACACCACAAGAAATTCAAGAATTAATTCAAATTATGCGTGCGCTTGTTCGTGAAGGAAAATCGATTATTTTAATTACGCATAAGTTAAAAGAAATTATGGAGGTATGTGACCGCGTTACCGTTATTCGCCGAGGGAAAGGAATTGGGACGCTTAACGTTGCCGAAACGAACCCGAACGAGTTAGCCGCATTAATGGTTGGGCGTGAAGTGCATTTTAAGACAGAGAAGCAACCATCTCAACCGGGAAAAGAAGTGTTAGAGATTCGCGATTTAGTAGTGAAAGATGCGCGCGGGGTGACGGTTGTCGATCATTTAAATTTGACGGTGCGCGCTGGTGAAATTGTCGGGATTGCCGGTGTTGACGGCAACGGGCAGACAGAATTGGTGGAAGCGATTACAGGGTTAATCAAAGCAGAATCTGGCTCGGTGAAGTTAAATGGAAAAGACATTTTTAACTTATCGCCGCGAAAAATTACGGAAGCCGGAGTCGGTCATATTCCGCAAGACCGACATAAACACGGTCTTGTTCTTGACTTTCCAATTGGTGAAAATATGGTGCTACAAACGTACTATAAAGAACCGTACTCAAAACGAGGAATTTTAAACTTTAAAGCTATTTATGAAAAAGCGCGCCAGCTAATCGCTGAATTTGACGTGCGGACGCCAGATGAATATACGCAAGCGCGGGCGCTTTCTGGTGGGAACCAGCAAAAAGCGATTATCGGTCGCGAAGTCGATCGTAACCCAGATTTGCTCATTGCTGCACAGCCAACGCGCGGACTTGACGTCGGGGCGATCGAATTTATTCATAAACGGCTAATCGAACAACGCGACCAAGGAAAAGCCGTTCTTCTCGTTTCGTTTGAATTGGACGAAGTAATGAACGTAAGTGACCGAATTGCGGTTATTTACGAAGGAAAAATTGTGGCGATTGTTGATCCGAAAGAAACGACAGAACAAGAACTAGGGTTATTAATGGCAGGAAGTAAACGGAAGGAAGCAGGTGTTTCTTCATGA
- a CDS encoding ABC transporter permease gives MSSNRVTNFLVPVFAVLLGMIAGSIVMLVSGYDPIAGYSALVYGAFGDSYYIGETIRQATPYILAGLAVAFAFRTGLFNIGVEGQLIVGWLAAVWVGVSFDLPKIIHLPLAILAAAAAGALWAFIPGFLKARFKVHEVIITIMMNYIALHVTNAVIRSVLSDKGFKSAKIHDSASLQSEFLQSITDYSTLHYGIIVALIGAVVMWFLLEKTTKGYELRAVGFNQHASQYAGMNVPSNIILAMVISGAFAGVAGAMEGLGTFGNISVKAGFTGVGFDGIAVALLGSNNAFGIILSAFLFGALKVGALEMPSSADVPTELVDIVIALIIFFVASSYLIRLLLSRFQKEGK, from the coding sequence ATGAGTTCAAATCGTGTAACAAATTTTCTTGTTCCTGTATTTGCCGTATTGCTTGGCATGATTGCTGGTTCAATTGTAATGCTTGTCAGCGGCTACGATCCAATTGCTGGCTATTCTGCACTCGTATACGGAGCGTTTGGTGATAGCTACTATATCGGGGAGACGATTCGGCAAGCAACGCCATACATTCTTGCTGGACTAGCAGTGGCATTTGCGTTCCGTACCGGGTTGTTTAACATCGGTGTTGAAGGGCAACTAATTGTCGGTTGGCTTGCGGCTGTATGGGTTGGTGTTTCATTTGATCTACCGAAAATCATTCATTTGCCGTTAGCAATTTTAGCAGCTGCCGCAGCTGGGGCTTTATGGGCGTTTATTCCAGGATTTTTAAAAGCGCGGTTTAAAGTGCATGAAGTCATTATTACGATTATGATGAACTATATTGCTTTACACGTTACAAATGCAGTCATTCGTTCTGTATTATCGGACAAAGGATTTAAATCAGCAAAAATTCACGATTCCGCATCATTACAGTCAGAGTTTTTGCAATCCATTACAGATTATTCGACGTTGCATTACGGAATTATTGTTGCGCTTATCGGTGCGGTTGTTATGTGGTTTTTATTGGAAAAAACGACAAAAGGATATGAGTTGCGGGCAGTTGGGTTTAACCAACATGCTTCCCAATATGCAGGGATGAACGTGCCGAGCAACATCATTTTAGCAATGGTTATTTCTGGCGCGTTCGCCGGAGTTGCTGGTGCGATGGAAGGATTAGGTACATTCGGAAACATTTCTGTAAAAGCTGGTTTTACAGGTGTCGGTTTTGACGGAATCGCCGTTGCGCTACTTGGTAGTAACAACGCCTTCGGGATTATTTTATCCGCGTTTTTGTTTGGTGCGTTGAAAGTAGGGGCGCTTGAAATGCCGTCAAGTGCGGATGTACCGACAGAACTTGTCGATATTGTCATTGCGCTCATCATCTTCTTTGTTGCATCTAGTTATTTAATTCGTTTGTTACTATCTCGTTTTCAAAAGGAGGGAAAATAA
- a CDS encoding ABC transporter permease — protein MGVYEALQIIVPSAIFFAAPLIFTALGGVFSERSGVVNIGLEGLMVIGAFTSVVFNLTFADRFGELTPWLSLLVAMVVGAIFSLLHAVASITFRADQVVSGVAINFLAIGLSLFLVKKMYGKGQTDQIQVGFDKMDIPVLSHIPVIGPLFFANGYIPSYIAIALAFIVWYILFKTPFGLRLRAVGEHPMAADTMGINVTKMRYIAVMISGALGGIGGGVYATIISRDFSHATISGHGFMALAAMIFGKWHPLGAMGAALFFGVAQSLSIVGQAIPFLKNVPTVYLLIAPYVLTILALAGFIGRADAPKALGTPYVKGKR, from the coding sequence GTGGGCGTTTATGAAGCTTTACAAATTATTGTTCCTTCGGCGATTTTCTTTGCTGCTCCACTTATTTTCACGGCGCTTGGCGGCGTATTTAGCGAACGTTCCGGCGTAGTTAACATTGGCTTAGAAGGGTTAATGGTCATTGGAGCGTTTACAAGCGTTGTGTTTAACTTAACGTTTGCCGACCGATTCGGTGAACTAACTCCTTGGTTGTCGCTTTTAGTTGCGATGGTAGTTGGTGCGATTTTTTCGCTTCTGCATGCTGTTGCATCTATTACGTTTCGTGCCGATCAAGTCGTCAGCGGTGTAGCCATTAACTTTTTAGCGATTGGACTTTCGCTTTTCTTAGTGAAAAAAATGTACGGAAAAGGGCAAACGGACCAAATTCAAGTCGGTTTTGATAAAATGGATATCCCTGTGTTAAGCCATATTCCGGTGATCGGTCCACTCTTTTTCGCAAACGGCTACATTCCATCATATATTGCGATTGCGTTAGCGTTCATTGTTTGGTACATTTTGTTCAAAACTCCGTTTGGTCTTCGTTTACGTGCCGTTGGGGAACATCCGATGGCGGCAGATACAATGGGGATTAATGTCACGAAAATGCGCTATATTGCGGTAATGATTAGCGGTGCGTTAGGCGGCATTGGTGGTGGCGTATATGCGACCATTATCTCACGCGATTTTAGCCATGCGACGATTTCCGGACACGGGTTTATGGCGCTTGCAGCGATGATTTTCGGGAAATGGCATCCACTTGGTGCGATGGGAGCTGCACTGTTTTTCGGAGTAGCTCAAAGCTTGAGTATCGTTGGTCAAGCGATTCCGTTCTTAAAAAATGTGCCAACTGTTTACTTACTAATTGCACCATATGTGCTAACAATTTTAGCACTGGCTGGATTCATCGGTCGTGCAGATGCGCCAAAAGCGCTCGGAACGCCATATGTGAAAGGGAAGCGGTAA
- the yfmF gene encoding EF-P 5-aminopentanol modification-associated protein YfmF: MIQEHVTTIQGVRVHLLPTDKYKTTTLVLKLKAPLAKETVTMRALLPYVWQSGTANYPTMKALRTYLDDLYGATLNVDLMKKGEHHVMTIRLDVANEKFLSEQMPLLHEAISLLSDIVLRPALENGRFFSQIVEQEKRALKQRIQSVYDDKMRYANLRLVEEMCQNEPYALHVHGRLEDIEAITPESLFAYYEKVLREDEIDLYVIGDIEEVHTLEMIRSHFSFPSRSAQTVSLVTTQPKTVIDVRQVVEKQDVKQGKLNIGYRTHITYEDDDYYALQQFNGIFGGFSHSKLFINVREKASLAYYAASRLESHKGLLMVMTGIEPTNYEKALHIIHEQMKAMKQGDFTDEEMAQTKAVIRNQLLETLDTPRGLVEVLYHNVISARKRPVEEWLAKIEDVSREAVIRVAEKVELDTIYFLTGMEGK, encoded by the coding sequence TTGATTCAAGAACATGTAACAACGATACAAGGAGTTCGCGTGCATTTATTACCGACCGATAAATATAAAACGACTACGTTGGTTTTGAAATTAAAAGCACCGCTCGCAAAAGAAACAGTGACGATGCGTGCACTTTTGCCGTACGTATGGCAAAGCGGAACGGCAAACTACCCGACGATGAAGGCGCTTCGTACGTATTTAGATGACTTATATGGGGCAACGTTAAACGTCGATTTAATGAAAAAAGGAGAACACCATGTGATGACGATTCGCCTAGATGTGGCGAATGAAAAATTTTTATCGGAACAGATGCCGCTGCTTCACGAAGCCATTTCATTATTAAGCGATATCGTTCTTCGCCCTGCATTAGAAAACGGGCGGTTCTTTTCACAAATTGTCGAACAAGAAAAGCGGGCGTTAAAGCAGCGCATTCAATCGGTATATGACGATAAAATGCGCTATGCGAACTTGCGCCTCGTCGAAGAAATGTGTCAAAATGAGCCGTATGCGCTGCATGTTCACGGTCGGCTAGAAGATATTGAGGCGATTACGCCAGAAAGTTTGTTTGCATACTATGAAAAAGTGTTACGAGAGGATGAAATTGATTTATACGTCATCGGCGATATCGAAGAAGTGCACACGTTAGAAATGATTCGTTCCCATTTTTCGTTTCCAAGCCGTTCGGCACAAACTGTCTCACTTGTCACTACACAACCAAAAACGGTCATCGATGTTCGGCAAGTGGTCGAAAAGCAAGACGTTAAGCAAGGCAAGCTAAACATTGGCTACCGTACGCACATTACGTATGAAGACGACGATTATTATGCACTTCAGCAATTTAACGGCATTTTCGGTGGGTTTTCCCACTCCAAGCTGTTTATTAACGTACGAGAAAAAGCGAGCCTTGCGTATTATGCCGCTTCTCGACTTGAAAGCCATAAAGGGTTATTAATGGTAATGACTGGTATCGAACCAACAAACTACGAAAAGGCGCTTCATATTATTCATGAACAGATGAAGGCGATGAAGCAAGGCGATTTTACAGATGAGGAAATGGCGCAGACGAAAGCCGTCATTCGCAATCAGTTGCTTGAAACGCTCGATACACCAAGAGGGCTTGTTGAAGTACTATACCATAACGTCATATCCGCTCGAAAGCGCCCAGTCGAGGAATGGCTTGCGAAAATCGAAGATGTATCACGAGAAGCCGTCATTCGCGTCGCAGAAAAAGTGGAACTTGATACGATTTATTTCCTCACTGGAATGGAGGGAAAATAA
- the yfmH gene encoding EF-P 5-aminopentanol modification-associated protein YfmH encodes MEKIVYDQLQEQLYYEKMPNGLDVYLLPKKAFNKTYAVFTTKYGSVDNQFVPRGKTEMKRVPDGIAHFLEHKLFEKEDGDVFHQFSKQGASANAFTSFTRTAYLFSSTSDVEKNVETLIDFVQSPYFSEQTVEKEKGIIGQEIRMYDDNPDWRLYFGVIESLYHHHPVKIDIAGTVESIADITKELLYECYETFYHPSNMLLFIVGPIDEQAMMEQIRRNQAKKTFPSPEPIQRYVYEEPKEVATPRRVIPMHVQTSKCLVGIKAKHVVSKGKEKLTHELAMNVLLDYLFGKSSSHYERLYQAGIIDETFAYDYTEEESFGFAIVGGDTSDPDRLSEELKQMILSFEPSALTAEALERVKKKKIGAFLRALNSPEYIANQFTRYAFHETSLFEVAKVLQSLTVDDVREVVDECFHESQLAVCQIVPKASM; translated from the coding sequence ATGGAGAAAATCGTTTATGACCAATTGCAAGAGCAATTGTATTATGAAAAAATGCCGAATGGACTCGATGTCTATTTGTTGCCAAAAAAAGCGTTTAACAAAACGTACGCCGTGTTTACGACAAAATACGGCTCGGTCGATAATCAATTCGTTCCGCGTGGGAAAACGGAGATGAAGCGCGTCCCGGACGGCATCGCCCATTTTCTTGAGCATAAGTTGTTTGAAAAAGAAGACGGAGATGTGTTTCACCAGTTTAGCAAACAAGGGGCATCAGCTAATGCGTTTACTTCATTTACGAGAACCGCGTACTTGTTTTCGAGTACGTCTGATGTCGAAAAAAATGTCGAAACGTTAATCGATTTCGTTCAATCCCCTTATTTTTCGGAACAAACGGTTGAAAAAGAAAAAGGGATTATTGGGCAAGAAATTCGCATGTACGATGACAACCCAGATTGGCGTCTTTATTTTGGGGTGATTGAAAGCCTTTATCATCATCACCCAGTGAAAATTGATATTGCAGGGACGGTTGAATCGATTGCGGACATTACGAAAGAATTGCTCTACGAATGTTATGAAACGTTTTATCACCCGAGCAATATGCTTCTATTTATTGTTGGACCAATCGACGAGCAAGCGATGATGGAACAAATTCGCCGCAATCAAGCGAAAAAAACGTTTCCATCTCCAGAGCCGATCCAACGATACGTATACGAAGAACCAAAAGAGGTAGCCACCCCACGTCGTGTCATTCCGATGCACGTACAAACGAGCAAATGTTTAGTGGGCATAAAAGCAAAGCACGTTGTTTCCAAAGGAAAAGAAAAGCTGACACATGAATTGGCAATGAACGTGTTGCTCGATTATTTGTTCGGAAAGAGCTCTTCGCATTATGAGCGGCTCTACCAAGCGGGGATTATTGACGAAACGTTTGCGTATGACTATACGGAAGAAGAGTCGTTCGGATTTGCAATTGTCGGCGGGGATACGAGCGACCCTGACCGCCTTTCCGAAGAACTGAAGCAAATGATTTTGTCGTTTGAACCATCTGCGTTGACAGCGGAAGCGTTAGAAAGAGTAAAAAAGAAAAAAATTGGGGCATTTTTACGCGCATTAAATTCTCCGGAATATATCGCAAACCAATTTACACGCTATGCATTTCACGAAACGAGTTTGTTTGAAGTTGCGAAAGTGTTACAATCGTTAACAGTCGATGATGTGAGAGAAGTGGTGGACGAATGTTTTCATGAATCACAGTTAGCCGTCTGTCAGATCGTTCCGAAAGCAAGCATGTGA
- the ymfI gene encoding elongation factor P 5-aminopentanone reductase encodes MKYALITGASGGIGMSIARQLARDGYGLFLHYYRNKLRVESLCEELGVWSTAIRADLATRDGAEQLVGQIDRPLDAIVHVSGNSYYGLITDMTDEEVQRMVQLHLTSPVLITKKLLPSMIRKKSGNIIVISSIWGLAGASCEVVYSMVKGGQNTLIKALAKELAPSGIRVNAVAPGAIRTEMLQSFSETELQQMAEDIPLGRIGEPNEVAQTVSFLLSDAASYITGQIISVNGGWYC; translated from the coding sequence GTGAAATATGCATTAATTACTGGTGCAAGTGGGGGAATCGGGATGAGTATTGCTCGACAGCTTGCACGAGACGGGTATGGGCTTTTTTTGCATTACTATCGAAACAAATTGCGTGTCGAATCGTTATGCGAGGAGCTAGGAGTATGGAGCACTGCTATTCGAGCAGATTTAGCAACACGAGACGGGGCAGAGCAACTTGTCGGGCAAATTGACCGTCCGCTTGATGCTATTGTTCATGTCAGTGGTAATAGTTATTATGGGCTTATTACCGATATGACCGATGAAGAGGTGCAGCGCATGGTGCAACTTCACCTTACTTCTCCGGTACTTATCACGAAAAAATTGCTTCCGTCGATGATTCGAAAAAAAAGCGGCAATATTATCGTCATCTCTTCCATTTGGGGGCTGGCAGGAGCGTCGTGCGAAGTCGTATATTCGATGGTGAAAGGTGGACAAAATACGCTTATAAAAGCATTGGCAAAAGAGTTGGCGCCAAGCGGTATTCGCGTGAACGCCGTTGCGCCGGGTGCGATTCGGACAGAGATGTTACAATCATTTAGTGAAACAGAGTTACAACAGATGGCAGAAGACATCCCGCTCGGTCGCATCGGTGAACCGAACGAAGTGGCGCAAACAGTGTCATTTTTACTTTCCGATGCTGCCTCTTACATTACAGGGCAAATCATCAGCGTCAACGGAGGATGGTATTGTTAG
- a CDS encoding DUF3243 domain-containing protein: protein MSVLDNFDQWKDFLGDRLQQAKQQGLNQEVISDVAYQIGDYLAKQVDPKTPEERLLSDLWSVADEREQHAIANMMVKLVQQK from the coding sequence ATGTCTGTATTAGACAACTTCGATCAATGGAAAGACTTTTTAGGCGATCGCTTGCAACAGGCAAAGCAACAGGGATTAAACCAAGAAGTGATCTCCGATGTTGCGTATCAAATCGGGGACTATCTAGCAAAACAAGTTGACCCGAAAACACCTGAAGAACGATTGCTTTCCGACTTATGGAGCGTAGCGGATGAGCGCGAACAACACGCGATTGCGAACATGATGGTAAAATTAGTGCAACAAAAATAA
- a CDS encoding DUF3388 domain-containing protein, which produces MGKQEWYLEYEIHINRPGLLGDISSLLGMLSINIVTINGVHDSRRGMLLRCDNNEQIERLASILRTMDNITITKLRQPKLLDRLAVRHGRYIQRDADDKKTFRFVRDELGLLVDFMAEIFKQEGHKLIGIRGMPRVGKTESIVAASVCANKRWLFVSSTLIKQTVRSQLIEDEYSENNIFIIDGIVSTRRANERHWQLIRELMRLEATKVVEHPDIFVRHTEYTLDDFDYIIELRNHPSEEITYDVVEQQSLFSPDGFSGFDF; this is translated from the coding sequence ATGGGGAAGCAAGAGTGGTATTTAGAATATGAAATTCACATTAATCGCCCAGGATTGTTAGGGGATATTTCGTCACTACTAGGGATGCTGTCCATTAATATTGTCACGATTAATGGTGTTCATGATTCCCGCCGTGGTATGTTGTTGCGTTGCGACAATAACGAACAAATTGAGCGGCTTGCATCGATTTTACGAACAATGGATAACATAACCATTACAAAGCTAAGACAGCCAAAGTTGCTCGACCGTCTAGCCGTGCGGCACGGTCGCTACATTCAGCGCGATGCGGACGATAAAAAGACATTTCGGTTTGTTCGGGATGAACTTGGACTTTTAGTCGATTTTATGGCAGAGATTTTCAAACAAGAAGGGCATAAACTTATTGGGATTCGCGGTATGCCGCGCGTCGGAAAGACGGAATCGATTGTTGCTGCGAGTGTTTGTGCGAATAAACGATGGCTTTTTGTTTCATCGACGCTCATTAAGCAGACGGTTCGCAGCCAACTCATTGAAGACGAATATAGCGAAAATAATATTTTTATCATTGACGGAATCGTTTCGACGCGCCGCGCCAATGAACGGCATTGGCAGCTGATTCGTGAGCTGATGCGTTTAGAAGCAACAAAAGTTGTCGAGCATCCGGATATTTTTGTGCGCCACACAGAGTATACGCTTGATGATTTTGACTATATTATTGAACTACGTAACCATCCATCCGAAGAAATTACATACGATGTCGTCGAGCAACAGTCGTTGTTTTCGCCTGACGGATTTTCGGGGTTTGACTTTTAA
- a CDS encoding helix-turn-helix domain-containing protein → MTELGKRLKEAREAKKISLDELQQMTKIQKRYLIGIEEGNYAIMPGNFYVRAFIKQYAEAVGLDAEEIFHEYAHEIPATQHDELPEQLSRVKSRQQLTTKYDKWLALLPKVLVAVALIGVAVMVWMFLQSRSATEEPNPQTTNSSTEVEQSKNSPLEKAVEKQKQKKEEEKQQEENKTNESTATTLAVTETKGNTATIEVTASQFQLELTSKGASWVEVFNGKGHSFYKGTLQNGQTQSFDLTSETEVVVKIGRTLDVEIKVNGQLFTYPIDPTKVVYQKLKFIVKKS, encoded by the coding sequence TTGACAGAGCTAGGGAAACGGTTAAAAGAGGCGAGAGAAGCGAAAAAAATCAGTTTGGATGAACTGCAACAAATGACAAAAATTCAAAAGCGCTATCTAATCGGCATTGAAGAAGGAAATTACGCGATCATGCCGGGTAACTTTTATGTGCGCGCATTTATTAAACAATACGCAGAAGCAGTCGGGCTAGATGCCGAGGAAATTTTCCATGAATATGCACACGAAATTCCGGCGACGCAGCACGATGAATTGCCGGAACAGCTTTCCCGCGTGAAAAGCCGACAACAACTAACGACGAAATATGATAAGTGGCTTGCTTTGTTGCCGAAAGTGTTGGTGGCTGTAGCTCTGATTGGTGTGGCAGTGATGGTTTGGATGTTTTTGCAAAGCCGAAGCGCCACCGAAGAGCCGAACCCACAGACGACGAATAGCTCAACAGAAGTGGAGCAGTCGAAAAATTCTCCACTTGAAAAAGCGGTCGAGAAACAAAAACAAAAGAAAGAAGAGGAAAAACAGCAAGAAGAAAACAAGACGAACGAATCAACTGCTACTACTTTAGCGGTAACCGAAACGAAAGGAAATACCGCAACGATTGAAGTGACTGCTAGCCAATTCCAACTAGAGCTTACGTCAAAAGGCGCTTCGTGGGTGGAAGTATTTAACGGGAAAGGTCATTCGTTTTATAAAGGAACGTTGCAAAATGGACAAACACAATCGTTTGATTTAACATCGGAAACGGAAGTGGTTGTGAAAATCGGACGGACGTTAGATGTGGAAATAAAAGTGAACGGACAGCTGTTTACGTACCCAATCGATCCGACCAAAGTAGTGTATCAAAAACTGAAGTTTATCGTGAAAAAGTCGTAA
- the pgsA gene encoding CDP-diacylglycerol--glycerol-3-phosphate 3-phosphatidyltransferase has protein sequence MNLPNKITVARITLIPLFLLVMVVPFHWGTVDMGTESVPVTHLVGAAIFIIASATDWLDGYYARKYQLITNLGKFLDPLADKLLVSAALIVLVELHYAPAWMVIVIISREFAVTGLRLVLAGEGEVVAANMLGKIKTWTQIVAISALLLHNWPFAYFSFPFADLALWVAVIFTIWSGWDYFAKNKHAFLHSK, from the coding sequence GTGAATTTGCCAAATAAAATTACAGTAGCACGTATTACGCTTATCCCTCTTTTCTTACTTGTGATGGTTGTGCCGTTTCATTGGGGCACTGTTGATATGGGAACGGAGTCTGTTCCCGTCACTCATCTTGTCGGCGCAGCGATTTTTATTATTGCATCTGCGACCGATTGGTTAGATGGGTATTATGCTCGAAAATACCAACTTATAACAAATTTAGGGAAGTTTTTAGATCCGCTTGCGGATAAATTGCTTGTGTCGGCAGCCCTCATTGTGCTTGTTGAGCTGCATTATGCGCCGGCATGGATGGTCATTGTCATTATTAGCCGCGAGTTTGCGGTGACAGGTCTTCGGCTTGTATTGGCGGGAGAAGGGGAAGTAGTGGCAGCGAACATGCTTGGAAAAATTAAGACGTGGACGCAAATTGTTGCGATTTCGGCACTATTGCTTCACAATTGGCCGTTTGCTTACTTTTCGTTTCCGTTTGCCGATTTAGCGCTATGGGTGGCTGTTATTTTTACCATTTGGTCAGGATGGGATTATTTCGCGAAAAACAAACACGCGTTTTTGCATTCGAAATAA
- a CDS encoding competence/damage-inducible protein A — MNAELIAVGSELLLGQIANTNAQFLSQQLAELGINVYFHTVVGDNVHRLEQAVNIAQTRANLIIFTGGLGPTKDDLTKETIARIVKRELVIDEEALRSIEAYYARTKRTMTENNKKQALVLSGSVVLKNDYGMAPGMALTVDGITYMLLPGPPKEMNPMFIRYARPFLLGKLKQHERIESRVLRFFGIGESQLETEIEDLLERQSNPTIAPLAGDGEVTLRLTAKHSSAIEAQKLLDETEQAIVKRVGQYLYGYNEDTLFTKLMERLNAHGKTIAAAESLTGGRFTAELTVIPSASKAVKGGIVCYTNEVKERVLFIPSEILETAGAVSEQCAKLLAEHVRNVCQADIGISFTGVAGPDPLEGKQAGTVYIGIATAGQETEVHALMLAGDRETIRTRAIKYGCFAVLKRLAAAV, encoded by the coding sequence GTGAATGCCGAATTGATTGCGGTCGGTTCAGAATTGTTGCTTGGACAAATTGCGAATACGAACGCACAATTTTTGTCGCAGCAACTAGCCGAGTTAGGGATTAACGTTTATTTTCATACGGTTGTCGGCGACAATGTCCACCGACTAGAACAGGCGGTGAACATTGCACAAACTCGGGCAAATTTAATTATTTTTACCGGTGGGCTCGGTCCGACGAAAGATGACTTGACGAAGGAGACAATTGCGCGCATAGTAAAGCGGGAGCTTGTAATCGATGAAGAAGCGCTTCGTTCGATTGAAGCATATTACGCTCGTACAAAGCGGACGATGACGGAAAACAATAAAAAGCAGGCGCTCGTGTTAAGCGGTTCGGTCGTATTGAAAAACGACTATGGGATGGCGCCAGGGATGGCATTAACCGTAGACGGTATAACGTATATGTTGCTTCCAGGTCCGCCAAAAGAAATGAACCCGATGTTTATTCGCTATGCTCGCCCGTTTTTGCTTGGAAAGCTAAAGCAGCATGAACGCATCGAGTCGCGCGTGCTGCGCTTTTTTGGCATTGGGGAGTCACAGCTAGAAACGGAAATTGAAGATTTGCTGGAGCGACAATCCAATCCGACGATTGCACCGCTAGCTGGCGATGGGGAAGTGACATTGCGGCTAACAGCGAAGCATTCGTCCGCTATTGAGGCGCAAAAGCTACTGGATGAAACAGAACAGGCGATTGTCAAACGGGTCGGCCAATATTTATATGGCTATAATGAAGATACACTGTTTACAAAACTGATGGAACGGTTAAACGCGCACGGAAAGACGATTGCAGCGGCAGAAAGCTTAACGGGCGGTCGGTTTACAGCTGAACTGACGGTCATTCCTAGCGCCTCGAAAGCGGTGAAAGGCGGGATTGTTTGTTATACGAATGAAGTAAAAGAACGAGTGTTGTTCATCCCTTCTGAAATATTGGAAACAGCGGGAGCCGTCAGTGAGCAATGCGCTAAGCTCCTTGCAGAGCATGTGCGCAACGTTTGCCAAGCAGACATCGGTATTAGTTTTACCGGCGTGGCAGGACCAGATCCGCTCGAAGGAAAGCAAGCAGGCACGGTATATATCGGTATAGCAACCGCAGGACAGGAAACAGAAGTGCATGCTCTTATGCTTGCTGGCGACCGAGAAACGATTCGCACGCGCGCCATTAAATATGGTTGTTTTGCAGTGCTTAAGCGATTAGCAGCCGCCGTATAG